From Bacillus sp. Bos-x628, the proteins below share one genomic window:
- a CDS encoding YlxR family protein, with protein MKSRKKIPLRKCVVTGEMKPKKELIRIVRSKEGEVSVDETGKKNGRGAYLSLDKEIILAAKNKRSLQQQFQTQIDEQIFEELLELAEKGKNPNDRI; from the coding sequence GTGAAAAGCCGAAAAAAAATCCCGCTTAGAAAATGCGTCGTGACGGGAGAAATGAAACCTAAGAAAGAGCTAATCCGCATTGTCCGCTCTAAAGAAGGAGAAGTGTCTGTCGACGAAACCGGAAAAAAGAACGGCCGCGGAGCTTACCTATCTCTCGATAAAGAAATTATTCTTGCGGCAAAGAATAAACGCAGTTTACAGCAGCAGTTTCAGACACAGATTGACGAACAAATATTTGAAGAATTACTAGAACTAGCTGAAAAGGGAAAAAATCCAAATGACAGAATCTAA
- the nusA gene encoding transcription termination factor NusA, whose amino-acid sequence MSSELLDALTVLEKEKGISKEIIIEAIEAALISAYKRNFNQAQNVRVDLNRETGTIRVFARKDVVDEVYDSRLEISVDDAVSINPNYMVGDVVEIEVTPKDFGRIAAQTAKQVVTQRVREAERGVIYTEFIDREEDIMTGIVQRIDSKFIYVSLGKIEALLPVNEQMPNEDYKPHDRIKVFITKVEKTTKGPQIYVSRTHPGLLKRLFEIEVPEIYDGTVELKSVAREAGDRSKISVRTDDPDIDPVGSCVGPKGQRVQAIVNELKGEKIDIVHWSNDPVEFVANALSPSKVLDVIVNEEDKSTTVIVPDYQLSLAIGKRGQNARLAAKLTSWKIDIKSETDARELGIFPRTEDSESLFLEAEPQAEESDE is encoded by the coding sequence ATGAGTAGTGAGTTGTTAGATGCCCTGACTGTTCTAGAGAAAGAGAAGGGTATTAGTAAAGAAATTATTATTGAAGCGATTGAAGCTGCACTCATTTCTGCATACAAACGTAACTTTAATCAAGCGCAAAACGTTCGCGTTGATTTGAACCGTGAAACTGGAACAATCCGCGTATTTGCAAGAAAAGATGTTGTAGATGAAGTGTATGATTCTCGCCTTGAAATCTCTGTAGATGATGCAGTCAGCATCAATCCGAATTACATGGTGGGGGACGTCGTTGAAATTGAAGTCACGCCAAAAGATTTTGGGCGCATTGCAGCTCAGACAGCGAAACAAGTTGTCACGCAGCGAGTAAGAGAAGCTGAGCGCGGTGTGATTTACACAGAGTTCATTGATCGTGAGGAAGACATTATGACGGGAATCGTTCAGCGAATTGACAGTAAATTTATTTACGTGTCACTTGGCAAAATCGAAGCCCTTCTTCCTGTCAATGAACAAATGCCAAATGAAGACTACAAACCACATGACCGCATCAAAGTGTTCATCACAAAAGTAGAGAAAACGACAAAAGGACCACAAATTTATGTGTCTAGAACACATCCAGGTCTTTTAAAGCGCTTATTTGAAATTGAAGTGCCAGAAATTTATGATGGTACTGTAGAACTTAAATCAGTGGCTAGAGAAGCTGGAGATCGTTCTAAAATCTCTGTTCGTACAGATGATCCTGATATCGATCCAGTCGGTTCTTGTGTTGGACCAAAAGGTCAGCGTGTACAAGCAATTGTCAATGAACTAAAAGGCGAAAAAATCGACATTGTTCATTGGTCAAATGATCCAGTTGAATTTGTTGCCAATGCCTTAAGTCCATCAAAAGTGCTTGATGTCATTGTCAATGAAGAAGATAAGTCCACTACAGTGATTGTACCAGACTATCAGCTATCATTAGCGATTGGAAAAAGAGGTCAGAATGCGCGTCTGGCAGCGAAGCTGACTAGCTGGAAGATTGACATTAAAAGCGAAACAGATGCAAGAGAACTCGGTATTTTTCCAAGAACTGAGGACTCTGAATCTCTTTTCTTAGAAGCTGAACCACAAGCTGAGGAATCTGACGAATAA
- the rimP gene encoding ribosome maturation factor RimP — MSKKVVEIVSEMVQPILDGLQLELVDTEFVKEGQNWFLRVFIDSDKGVDIEECAKVSEALSEKLDEADPISQNYFLEVSSPGAERPLKKKADFEKALRKNVFIKTYEPIDGEKAFEGELTSFDGEMATVTVKIKTRKKEINIPYEKIANARLAVSFN, encoded by the coding sequence ATGAGCAAAAAAGTAGTGGAGATCGTAAGCGAAATGGTGCAGCCAATTTTAGATGGCTTACAGCTTGAACTCGTTGATACTGAATTTGTCAAAGAGGGTCAAAACTGGTTCCTTCGCGTATTTATTGACTCTGACAAAGGCGTCGATATCGAAGAGTGTGCCAAAGTGAGCGAAGCCTTGAGCGAAAAGCTTGATGAGGCAGATCCGATTAGCCAAAACTACTTTCTTGAAGTGTCCTCTCCTGGAGCGGAGCGCCCATTAAAGAAAAAAGCTGATTTTGAAAAAGCACTTAGAAAAAATGTTTTCATTAAAACATACGAACCAATTGATGGTGAAAAAGCATTTGAAGGTGAGCTTACAAGCTTTGATGGTGAGATGGCAACAGTGACAGTGAAGATCAAGACAAGAAAGAAAGAGATCAATATTCCATACGAAAAAATTGCTAACGCGAGATTAGCAGTTTCGTTCAATTAA
- a CDS encoding cellulase family glycosylhydrolase codes for MKRWFKMVQCFLLVLAVWTVCLPVTVKAASSFVQTSGTQFVLNNQPFYFAGTNNYYFHYKSKKMVDAVFDDMKAMNLKVVRIWGFHDGTPQENSVLQSSPGVYEESGFRKLDYAIHKAGQEGIKLVIPLVNNWDDFGGMNQYVKWFQAGTHDNFYTDDQIKQAYKNYVRYVLERTNTYTGVQYKNDPAIMTWELANEPRVQSDPTGDILVNWANEMSSFINSIDRHHLVAVGDEGFFHIEGHEDWFYRGGEGVDWDRLTALPNIDYGTYHLYPDHWNKSAAWGVKWIEDHITRGKAIGKPVVLEEFGYQNHSDRNEVYRSWLATVDRLGGAGSQFWLLTSIQDDDTLYPDYDGFRIIKQSSTASLISEHAKRMNEKN; via the coding sequence ATGAAAAGATGGTTTAAAATGGTGCAGTGTTTCTTACTGGTACTTGCAGTGTGGACTGTTTGTCTTCCTGTCACCGTAAAGGCGGCTTCTTCGTTTGTCCAAACTTCCGGTACACAATTCGTTTTGAACAATCAGCCATTTTACTTTGCCGGCACAAACAACTATTATTTCCATTACAAATCAAAAAAGATGGTAGATGCTGTTTTTGATGATATGAAAGCAATGAATCTAAAAGTCGTTCGTATTTGGGGGTTTCATGACGGTACACCTCAGGAGAATTCAGTCTTGCAATCTAGTCCAGGGGTTTATGAAGAATCTGGCTTTCGCAAACTGGATTATGCGATTCATAAAGCAGGACAGGAAGGAATAAAGCTTGTCATTCCGCTTGTCAACAACTGGGATGATTTTGGCGGAATGAATCAATATGTCAAGTGGTTTCAGGCAGGCACACATGATAACTTTTATACAGATGATCAAATCAAGCAAGCCTATAAAAATTATGTCCGCTATGTATTAGAGAGAACCAATACGTATACAGGTGTTCAATATAAAAATGATCCTGCCATTATGACATGGGAGCTTGCCAATGAGCCCCGAGTGCAGTCTGATCCTACAGGCGATATATTAGTAAACTGGGCAAATGAAATGAGCTCATTTATCAATTCAATTGATCGACATCATCTCGTGGCAGTAGGAGATGAAGGTTTCTTTCACATTGAAGGACATGAAGATTGGTTTTATCGGGGAGGAGAAGGCGTTGACTGGGACCGTCTGACCGCCCTTCCGAATATTGATTATGGAACCTATCACTTGTACCCAGATCATTGGAACAAATCAGCCGCTTGGGGAGTGAAATGGATTGAAGATCATATCACTCGGGGGAAGGCGATAGGAAAACCTGTGGTGTTAGAAGAGTTTGGCTATCAAAATCATTCAGATCGTAATGAGGTATACCGAAGCTGGCTAGCGACCGTTGACCGACTCGGAGGTGCAGGCAGTCAATTCTGGCTTTTAACAAGCATTCAAGATGATGACACGCTCTATCCGGATTATGACGGATTCCGAATCATAAAGCAGAGTTCAACGGCGTCACTTATCAGTGAACATGCAAAAAGAATGAACGAAAAGAACTGA
- a CDS encoding endo-1,4-beta-xylanase, which yields MVKERSFIHQQLNFEKVNSLNQGNQSWRSEADDRILRHRQRELVVNVTNGEKKPLAGVEVEIKQIRHEFAFGSAMNDQVLFNQTYADFFVQHFNWAVFENEAKWYANEPERGKITYEKADAMLSFAERHNLPVRGHALFWEVEDANPSWLRSLPNNEVYEATKRRLEHAANHFKGKFRHWDVNNEMMHGSFFKDRFGKNIWKWMFEETKKIDPQALLFVNDYNVISYGEHQAYKAHINELRQLGAPVQAIGVQGHFGEMVDPVVVKERLDVLAELGLPIWVTEYDSVHPDANRRADNLEALYRVAFSHPAVKGVLMWGFWAGAHWRGENAAIVNYDWTLNEAGIRYERLLNEWTTQRVEKTDGTGKVICPAFHGTYEIRILQESQLLKHKTIELDSSEKTPLQLDFIVPTE from the coding sequence ATGGTAAAAGAGAGAAGTTTTATTCACCAACAATTGAATTTTGAAAAGGTAAACTCACTCAATCAAGGGAATCAAAGCTGGAGAAGCGAGGCGGATGATCGGATCTTACGACATAGACAAAGAGAGCTTGTTGTAAACGTAACAAATGGTGAAAAGAAGCCATTAGCAGGCGTAGAGGTTGAAATAAAACAAATTCGACATGAGTTTGCTTTTGGATCAGCAATGAATGATCAAGTGTTATTTAATCAAACCTATGCGGATTTTTTTGTCCAGCATTTTAATTGGGCTGTCTTTGAAAATGAGGCGAAATGGTATGCAAATGAGCCAGAAAGAGGAAAAATCACTTACGAAAAGGCAGATGCAATGCTTAGCTTTGCTGAAAGACACAACCTGCCTGTTAGAGGGCATGCTCTGTTTTGGGAGGTAGAAGATGCTAATCCTAGCTGGCTTAGATCATTGCCGAATAACGAAGTGTATGAAGCAACAAAGAGGCGGCTTGAGCATGCGGCCAATCATTTTAAAGGAAAGTTTCGTCACTGGGATGTGAACAACGAAATGATGCATGGTTCGTTTTTTAAAGACCGCTTTGGGAAAAATATTTGGAAGTGGATGTTTGAAGAAACGAAAAAAATTGACCCGCAGGCGCTATTATTTGTGAATGATTATAATGTGATCTCTTATGGGGAACATCAGGCTTATAAAGCCCACATTAATGAGCTTCGGCAGTTAGGGGCGCCAGTTCAAGCAATTGGTGTGCAAGGTCATTTTGGTGAGATGGTGGACCCGGTTGTTGTAAAAGAGAGACTGGATGTGCTCGCTGAGCTCGGTCTCCCCATTTGGGTCACAGAGTATGATTCTGTTCACCCAGACGCCAATAGAAGAGCGGATAACTTAGAAGCTCTATATCGCGTCGCATTCAGCCATCCGGCAGTAAAAGGTGTGTTAATGTGGGGCTTTTGGGCAGGTGCTCACTGGCGAGGGGAAAACGCTGCAATCGTTAATTATGATTGGACTCTGAATGAGGCAGGAATCCGTTATGAAAGACTTCTGAATGAGTGGACGACACAAAGAGTTGAAAAAACAGATGGTACTGGTAAAGTCATATGTCCAGCATTTCACGGGACATATGAGATTCGAATTCTCCAAGAAAGTCAGCTATTAAAGCACAAGACGATTGAACTTGACTCAAGTGAAAAAACACCGCTTCAATTAGATTTTATCGTCCCTACAGAATGA
- a CDS encoding glycoside hydrolase family 48 protein, with protein MTNKERFLTLYQQLKNETNGYFSPEGIPYHSIETLMCEAPDYGHMTTSEAYSYWLWLEALYGHYTGDWSKLEDAWDNMEKFIIPVNEDGNDEQPHISSYNPSSPATYASEYPYPDQYPSQLSGARSAGQDPLDAELKQTYGTNETYLMHWLLDVDNWYEYGNLLNPSHTATYVNTFQRGPQESVWEAIPHPSQDDQSFGKPNEGFMSLFTKENQAPAPQWRYTNATDADARAVQVMYWAKELGYNRSAYLNKAKKMGDFLRYGMYDKYFQAIGSAKQGNPSPGNGKSACHYLMAWYTAWGGGLGEYANWAWRIGASHCHQGYQNPVAAYALSTDQGGLKPASATGASDWEKSLKRQLEFYVWLQSREGAIAGGATNSWNGDYSAYPAGRSTFYDMAYEEAPVYLDPPSNNWFGMQVWPMERVAELYYILSKDGDKTSENFQMAKSSISKWINYSLDYIFINKRPNTDQEGYFLDAEGQRILGGTNVAVATTSAPGEFWVPGNIEWNGQPDTWNGFQSATGNPNLTAVTKDPSQDTGVLGSLIKALTFFAAGTKEETGSYTSLGTKAKDVAAQLLEVAWNYNDGIGIVTPEEREDYHRFFKKEVYFPNGWSGTFGQGNQIPGTNTRPSDPQRGGNGVYASFADIRPKIKQDPAWSALQSKYQSSFNESTGKWENGTPVFTYHRFWSQVDMATAYAEYHRLIS; from the coding sequence ATGACAAACAAAGAACGATTTTTAACGCTTTATCAGCAATTGAAAAATGAGACAAATGGTTATTTTTCACCAGAGGGGATTCCATATCACTCAATTGAAACGTTAATGTGTGAGGCACCTGATTACGGGCATATGACCACCTCTGAAGCATATAGTTATTGGCTATGGCTTGAAGCTTTATATGGACATTACACAGGGGATTGGAGCAAATTAGAAGATGCGTGGGATAATATGGAGAAATTTATCATTCCAGTGAATGAAGATGGAAATGACGAACAGCCTCATATCAGCTCTTACAATCCTTCTAGTCCTGCAACATATGCTTCAGAGTATCCTTATCCGGATCAATACCCTAGTCAACTGAGCGGTGCACGTTCCGCTGGTCAAGATCCACTGGATGCTGAGCTTAAACAAACGTACGGTACGAATGAGACGTATTTAATGCATTGGCTCCTTGATGTAGACAATTGGTATGAGTATGGAAATTTACTCAATCCATCCCACACTGCCACATATGTAAACACGTTTCAGCGTGGTCCGCAGGAATCTGTATGGGAGGCAATCCCTCATCCATCGCAAGATGATCAATCGTTTGGCAAACCAAATGAAGGTTTTATGAGTTTGTTTACAAAAGAAAATCAAGCACCAGCTCCCCAGTGGCGCTATACAAATGCAACAGACGCTGATGCACGCGCTGTTCAAGTGATGTATTGGGCGAAGGAGCTAGGCTATAATCGTTCAGCTTATCTCAATAAAGCGAAAAAAATGGGTGATTTTCTCCGTTATGGCATGTACGATAAATACTTTCAAGCAATCGGAAGTGCAAAGCAGGGGAATCCATCACCTGGAAATGGAAAGAGCGCCTGTCACTACTTAATGGCATGGTATACCGCATGGGGCGGAGGGCTTGGAGAGTATGCGAATTGGGCATGGCGCATCGGTGCAAGTCATTGCCACCAAGGTTATCAAAATCCAGTCGCAGCTTATGCTTTATCAACAGATCAAGGAGGCTTAAAACCAGCATCTGCTACTGGCGCAAGCGATTGGGAAAAATCATTAAAGAGACAGCTTGAATTTTATGTATGGCTTCAATCAAGGGAAGGAGCCATTGCAGGAGGCGCAACCAATAGCTGGAATGGAGACTATAGTGCTTATCCTGCAGGAAGAAGCACATTTTACGACATGGCCTATGAAGAGGCACCTGTTTATCTAGATCCCCCATCTAATAATTGGTTTGGGATGCAAGTGTGGCCGATGGAGCGCGTGGCAGAATTGTATTACATTTTATCAAAAGATGGAGACAAAACGTCTGAAAATTTCCAAATGGCCAAATCTTCAATTTCTAAATGGATCAATTATTCATTAGATTACATTTTTATCAATAAACGCCCAAATACAGATCAAGAGGGTTATTTTTTGGATGCTGAGGGGCAAAGAATTTTAGGAGGAACGAATGTTGCAGTTGCTACAACGAGTGCGCCAGGGGAATTTTGGGTTCCTGGAAATATAGAATGGAACGGGCAGCCTGACACTTGGAATGGTTTCCAGTCTGCAACAGGCAATCCAAATCTAACGGCTGTAACAAAAGATCCTAGTCAAGATACTGGAGTGCTTGGGAGTTTGATTAAGGCTCTCACATTCTTTGCTGCTGGCACAAAGGAAGAGACAGGAAGCTATACATCCCTTGGCACTAAAGCAAAAGATGTAGCCGCACAACTCCTTGAGGTTGCGTGGAATTACAACGATGGTATTGGCATTGTCACACCAGAAGAAAGAGAAGATTATCATCGTTTCTTTAAGAAAGAAGTGTATTTTCCAAATGGATGGAGCGGAACATTTGGTCAAGGGAATCAAATCCCAGGAACAAACACCCGCCCGTCTGATCCGCAGCGTGGAGGCAATGGAGTCTATGCGAGTTTTGCAGATATTCGTCCAAAAATTAAGCAAGATCCAGCTTGGTCTGCGCTCCAGAGCAAGTATCAATCATCATTCAATGAATCAACGGGGAAATGGGAAAATGGAACCCCTGTTTTCACCTACCATCGCTTCTGGTCGCAGGTCGATATGGCAACAGCCTATGCAGAGTATCATCGGTTGATCAGCTAG
- a CDS encoding glycoside hydrolase family 9 protein, whose protein sequence is MSSYNYVEVLQKSILFYEAQRSGKLPESNRLNWRGDSGLDDGKDVGHDLTGGWYDAGDHVKFGLPMAYSATVLAWTVYEYREAYEQAELLDDILDQIKWATDYFLKAHTAPNEFWAQVGDGHVDHSWWGPAEVMPMSRPAFKIDENCPGTEVAAQTAAALAAGSIIFKQTDSSYAAELLKHAKQLYAFADQYRGKYTDCVTNAQSFYNSWSGYIDELIWGGIWLYLATNDQSYLDQALKAVDEWPKDWDYTFTMSWDNTFFASQILLARITKEQRFIESTERNLDYWSTGLVRNGTTERMTYTPGGLAWLEQWGSLRYAANAAFLAFVYADWITDQEKKDQYQSFAIRQTHYMLGDNPQKRSYVVGFGQNPPVHPHHRTAHGSWSNQLTNPSKHRHTLYGALVGGPDVQDQYADDISDYVSNEVATDYNAAFTGNIAKMVQLFGKGQSKLPNFPPQEPAEDEFYVEAAVVRNDTTATEIKAILYNRSGWPARSSKALSFRYYVNLSEVFAKGYTEKHIQITASYNEGASLSPLTVYDASSHLYFTEIDFTGVVLFPGGESEHKKEVQFRLSVPNDANVWDASNDYSFQGLTSNIQKTTKIPVFDRGVIVFGSLPS, encoded by the coding sequence ATGTCGTCTTACAACTATGTAGAAGTTCTGCAAAAATCAATTTTGTTTTATGAAGCACAGCGATCTGGAAAACTTCCAGAAAGCAATCGTCTCAATTGGCGAGGAGATTCTGGATTAGATGATGGAAAGGATGTCGGTCATGATTTAACAGGAGGCTGGTATGATGCCGGCGATCATGTGAAGTTTGGGCTTCCGATGGCATACTCTGCAACAGTGCTTGCATGGACAGTGTATGAGTATCGAGAAGCATATGAACAGGCAGAGCTGCTTGATGACATCTTAGACCAAATCAAATGGGCAACTGATTATTTTCTAAAAGCACATACGGCTCCGAACGAATTCTGGGCGCAAGTAGGTGATGGGCACGTCGATCATAGCTGGTGGGGACCGGCTGAAGTAATGCCAATGAGTCGACCAGCTTTTAAAATTGACGAGAATTGTCCGGGAACAGAAGTAGCAGCACAAACCGCCGCAGCATTAGCGGCAGGTTCTATCATTTTTAAACAGACTGATTCGTCATACGCAGCAGAGCTTCTTAAACATGCCAAACAGCTTTATGCATTTGCTGATCAATATCGCGGCAAGTATACAGATTGTGTGACAAATGCACAATCTTTTTACAACTCTTGGAGCGGCTATATTGATGAACTCATTTGGGGAGGTATATGGCTGTATTTGGCGACAAATGATCAGTCATATTTAGATCAAGCACTAAAGGCAGTAGACGAATGGCCAAAGGATTGGGATTATACGTTTACCATGTCATGGGATAACACCTTTTTTGCTTCACAAATCTTACTCGCAAGAATAACGAAAGAGCAAAGATTTATTGAATCGACTGAGCGTAATCTAGATTATTGGTCAACGGGTCTTGTGCGAAACGGAACAACAGAAAGAATGACGTATACTCCTGGCGGGCTTGCATGGCTTGAACAATGGGGATCGCTTCGCTATGCTGCAAATGCCGCATTTCTTGCCTTTGTGTATGCTGATTGGATAACTGATCAAGAAAAAAAAGATCAATATCAGTCGTTTGCCATCAGGCAAACTCATTACATGCTAGGAGACAATCCACAAAAAAGGAGCTATGTTGTTGGTTTTGGGCAAAATCCACCTGTTCATCCCCATCACCGAACTGCACATGGCTCGTGGTCCAATCAGCTGACAAATCCTTCAAAACACAGACACACGTTGTACGGAGCACTTGTTGGAGGCCCAGATGTGCAAGATCAATATGCGGATGACATCTCTGACTATGTGTCAAACGAGGTGGCGACTGACTATAATGCCGCTTTTACTGGAAATATAGCCAAAATGGTGCAGTTATTTGGGAAGGGGCAATCAAAGTTACCAAACTTCCCACCGCAAGAGCCGGCAGAGGATGAGTTTTATGTAGAGGCTGCGGTGGTGAGGAATGATACAACTGCGACCGAGATTAAAGCCATACTATACAATCGCTCGGGCTGGCCGGCAAGAAGTAGTAAGGCACTCTCTTTTAGATATTACGTCAATCTTAGCGAGGTTTTTGCTAAAGGGTACACCGAGAAACATATTCAGATCACAGCATCCTACAATGAAGGCGCTTCCTTATCTCCGTTAACGGTGTATGACGCATCATCTCATCTTTATTTTACAGAAATCGATTTCACAGGCGTCGTCCTTTTTCCTGGAGGCGAGTCTGAGCATAAAAAGGAAGTACAATTTCGATTATCGGTTCCAAATGATGCAAATGTATGGGATGCCTCAAATGATTATTCCTTTCAAGGATTAACATCCAACATACAAAAAACAACGAAAATTCCTGTCTTTGACCGTGGAGTGATAGTGTTTGGCTCGCTTCCGAGCTGA